A portion of the Salmo trutta chromosome 1, fSalTru1.1, whole genome shotgun sequence genome contains these proteins:
- the LOC115198434 gene encoding protein ELFN1, translating to MTSRGAPMACGGAMVMSAFFWSLAIVYLTHIGRVNGDCWLIEGEKGFVWLAICSQNQPPYEAIPTHINSTIVDLRLNENKIKSIHFSALSRFANLTYLNLTKNEINYIDDGAFSAQFNLQVLQLGFNKLRNLTEGILRGLGKLQYLYLQANLIETVTPNAFLECYSLENIDLSMNRIQQLDGTTFTSLTKLTTCELYTNPFNCSCELLGFVKWLSAFPNRTNERMVCDSPSGVSGYSLLSQNPNNPTFRNALHMLSTVCTDDYVTPYIPVPPETTTLPPDYTPCGLEDCPSGTEPDESMSINPTVIHVDVKPSMKLKQVSKTSATITVQIPHPFKKMYSLVLYNNSFFTDIQNLKIQNEDIELKNLKPHTEYTYCVASIKNNLRFNHTCLAVSTGPWNGKERSQNHATATHYIMTILGCLFSMVIVLGVVYYCLRKKRQQDEKHKKAGSLKKSIIELKYGQELEGGTISRMSQKQMMGGESMSRMPYLPSGSEMEQYKLQEIRDDTPKMAKGSYIEVRGTGDHHERRECEMSMPGMSMPGNSQGSVAEISTIAKEVDKVNQIINNCIDALKSESTSFQGVKSGAVSTQEPQLVLISEQPQSKSSFLSPVYKDSYHHSLQRHHTSDVPPKRPSTATGGPMRSPRPYRSESKYIEKTSPAGETILTVTPAAAILRAEAEKIRQYNEHRHSYPDSHQLQIEELEGPGSHKPSILEPLTRPRPRDMAYSPLSPQYHNLSYSSSPEYYCKPHHTIWERFKLRGKRHKDEDEYMAAGHALRKKVQFAKDEDLHDILDYWKGVSAQQKS from the coding sequence ATGACATCAAGAGGAGCACCAATGGCCTGCGGTGGAGCTATGGTAATGAGTGCCTTTTTCTGGTCTTTAGCCATAGTATATTTGACCCATATAGGCAGAGTCAATGGGGACTGCTGGCTCATCGAAGGCGAGAAGGGTTTTGTGTGGCTGGCCATCTGCAGCCAAAACCAGCCTCCATACGAGGCAATCCCCACGCATATCAACAGCACCATTGTGGATCTTCGGCTCAATGAAAACAAGATCAAAAGTATCCATTTCTCTGCCCTCAGCCGCTTTGCCAACCTGACCTACCTAAACCTGACCAAGAATGAGATCAACTACATAGATGACGGGGCCTTTTCTGCCCAGTTCAACTTACAGGTCCTTCAGTTAGGCTTCAACAAACTCCGTAACCTTACTGAGGGCATCCTCAGGGGTTTGGGCAAGCTGCAGTACCTCTACCTCCAGGCTAACCTGATTGAGACTGTGACACCCAATGCCTTTTTGGAGTGCTATAGCCTGGAAAACATCGACCTCTCCATGAACCGTATCCAGCAGCTAGATGGGACCACGTTTACCAGCCTGACTAAACTGACTACCTGTGAGCTTTACACCAACCCTTTCAACTGTTCCTGTGAACTACTTGGCTTTGTGAAGTGGCTCTCTGCATTCCCCAACAGGACAAATGAACGGATGGTCTGTGACTCCCCATCAGGTGTCTCCGGCTACAGTCTGCTCAGCCAGAACCCTAACAACCCGACTTTTCGGAATGCCCTCCATATGCTCTCCACTGTGTGTACAGATGACTATGTGACGCCGTACATACCTGTGCCTCCTGAGACCACCACACTCCCACCAGACTACACTCCCTGTGGGCTGGAGGACTGTCCCTCCGGAACTGAGCCAGATGAGAGTATGAGTATCAACCCAACGGTGATTCATGTGGATGTAAAACCCAGTATGAAGCTGAAGCAAGTCTCTAAAACAAGTGCCACCATCACTGTTCAGATCCCCCATCCCTTCAAGAAGATGTACAGCCTGGTTCTCTACAATAACAGCTTTTTCACTGATATTCAAAACCTCAAAATTCAGAATGAGGACATTGAACTTAAAAACCTGAAACCCCATACTGAATACACGTACTGTGTCGCTTCTATAAAGAATAATCTTAGATTCAATCATACTTGTCTGGCAGTCTCCACAGGACCCTGGAATGGGAAAGAGAGATCACAAAACCATGCAACAGCTACCCACTACATTATGACCATCCTAGGTTGTCTCTTTAGTATGGTGATTGTCCTAGGGGTGGTCTACTATTGCTTGCGTAAAAAACGTCAGCAAGATGAAAAGCACAAAAAGGCAGGCAGCCTAAAGAAAAGTATAATTGAACTAAAATATGGACAAGAGCTCGAAGGGGGAACCATTTCCAGGATGTCACAGAAGCAAATGATGGGTGGGGAGAGTATGTCCCGCATGCCATACCTACCATCTGGTAGTGAAATGGAGCAGTACAAACTGCAGGAGATAAGAGATGACACGCCTAAAATGGCCAAGGGAAGTTACATAGAGGTACGAGGAACCGGGGACCACCATGAACGCAGAGAGTGTGAGATGTCCATGCCTGGGATGTCCATGCCTGGGAACAGCCAAGGGTCAGTGGCCGAGATTTCAACCATTGCAAAAGAGGTGGATAAGGTCAATCAGATCATTAACAACTGTATTGATGCTCTGAAGTCAGAATCCACATCTTTTCAAGGGGTGAAATCAGGAGCTGTGTCCACCCAGGAGCCCCAGCTGGTGCTAATATCAGAGCAGCCGCAGAGCAAGTCTAGCTTCCTGTCCCCGGTGTATAAGGACAGCTACCACCACTCGTTACAGAGGCACCACACCTCGGATGTCCCGCCAAAGCGGCCCAGCACTGCCACTGGAGGTCCAATGCGGAGCCCAAGGCCTTACCGCTCAGAGTCCAAGTACATAGAGAAGACCTCACCAGCGGGTGAGACCATCCTCACTGTAACGCCAGCCGCTGCCATCCTGAGGGCAGAGGCGGAGAAGATCAGGCAGTACAATGAGCACCGGCACTCCTATCCCGACAGCCACCAGCTGCAGATCGAGGAGCTGGAAGGGCCCGGAAGCCACAAGCCCTCCATCCTGGAGCCCCTAACTCGGCCCCGTCCCAGAGACATGGCGTACTCTCCGCTCTCACCTCAGTACCATAACCTCAGCTACTCCTCCAGTCCTGAGTACTACTGCAAACCACATCACACTATCTGGGAGCGCTTCAAACTCCGCGGCAAACGGCACAAAGACGAGGACGAATACATGGCTGCAGGGCATGCGCTACGTAAAAAAGTGCAGTTTGCCAAGGATGAGGACCTGCATGACATTTTAGACTACTGGAAAGGTGTATCTGCTCAACAGAAATCTTAA